The Pseudomonadota bacterium sequence CGAGAACGTCGCGCGGGGCGAAGGCACCGAGCAGGCGAAAATGGCTCTCGGCGGATTCGTGCATTCCCGTCAGCAGCCCGTCCACAACCCGAACCTCGAACTGCGCATCGATGATCAGGTCGGTCTCGCCTTCGCCGGCCGCAAGTCGGCCGCCATGCTTGCGAGCAGCTCCTTCGAGGGCGCGCACGACCGTGGTTCCGACCGCGATCACACGGCCGCCTCGAGCGCGCGCGCGTACCACCGCCGCCACCGTCGCGGGTGGAATCTCGTAGCGCTCAGGCAGCGGTAGCGCCGCGTCCAGATCGGGGTCTCCCGTAGCGCTCAGACCTGCTGCGTGGGTGACGGTGGCAAGCTCGATTCCTCGCGCGCGCAGCTCGAGCAGCATCTGCCAATCCAGGGGGCGGCCGGCCGACGGCATTTCCACTGCCCACGGGCGCCCACCGTAGACGGTCTGGACCGACCACAGCTCGGCGGCGAGCCTCCCTACCCGAACCAGGGGCAAGGTCCAGGTTCGCAAGCTGCTCCCGGAAACCATCCCCGGTCTCGACATCGAGCGCATGGAGCTGCCCGCGGGTAGCCGCATGACCGGCACGCCGCACACCGTGCGGACCCGTGAGTACCTCACGTGCGAGATCGGCGAGGTTCAACTGTCGGTCGCGGGCACCGTCTGGCGCCTGGCCCCCGGGGACGTCGTCGTCTTCCGCGGTGACCAGCAGCACGGCTACTCCAACCCCGGACGCTCCAGGGCAGTGGCCTACAGCGTGATCGCTTTCG is a genomic window containing:
- a CDS encoding S-adenosylmethionine:tRNA ribosyltransferase-isomerase, whose product is MRLPAGSSMRSMSRPGMVSGSSLRTWTLPLVRVGRLAAELWSVQTVYGGRPWAVEMPSAGRPLDWQMLLELRARGIELATVTHAAGLSATGDPDLDAALPLPERYEIPPATVAAVVRARARGGRVIAVGTTVVRALEGAARKHGGRLAAGEGETDLIIDAQFEVRVVDGLLTGMHESAESHFRLLGAFAPRDVLDDAPGHAVAAGYRTHEFGDASLILA
- a CDS encoding cupin domain-containing protein, with the translated sequence MRTREYLTCEIGEVQLSVAGTVWRLAPGDVVVFRGDQQHGYSNPGRSRAVAYSVIAFAPVAS